A portion of the Osmia lignaria lignaria isolate PbOS001 chromosome 15, iyOsmLign1, whole genome shotgun sequence genome contains these proteins:
- the alphaCOP gene encoding coatomer subunit alpha, producing MLTKFETKSARVKGLSFHPKRPWVLASLHNGVIQLWDYRMCTLLDKFDEHDGPVRGICFHNQQPLFASGGDDYKIKVWNYKQRRCIFTLLGHLDYIRTIVFHQEYPWILSASDDQTIRIWNWQSRTCICVLTGHNHYVMCAQFHPTEDIIVSASLDQTVRVWDISGLRKKNVAPGPGGLEDHLKNPGATDLFGQADAVVKHVLEGHDRGVNWACFHPTLPLIVSGADDRQVKMWRMNDAKAWEVDTCRGHYNNVSCVLFHPRQDLILSNSEDKSIRVWDMSKRTCLHTFRREHERFWVLAAHPTLNLFAAGHDSGMIIFKLERERPAYAVYGNVLYYVKERFLRKLDFTTSKDTSVMQIRGGGKTPPYSMSYNQPENAVLICTRAPNNIENSTYDLYMIPREGSSSTDADTKRASGVTAIWVARNRFAVLDRAYSLVIKNLKNEVTKKVQIPNCDEIFYAGTGMLLLRDADQVILFDVQQKRTLAEVKISKCRYVVWSNDMSHVALLAKHTVNICNRRLESLCSVHENTRVKSGAWDDSGVFIYTTSNHIKYAINNGDHGIIRTLDLPIYVTRVKGNQVYCLDRECRPRILRIDPTEYKFKLALINRKYEEVLHMVRNANLVGQSIIAYLQQKGYPEVALHFVKDEKTRFGLALECGNIEVALEAARSLDQKPCWESLAQAALLQGNHQVVEMCYQRTKNFEKLSFLYLITGNLEKLRKMIKIAEIRKDVSGQYQGSLYLGDICERAKILRSSGQASLAYVTEKIHSISSPEDDVLYSSMSEELSSLEKGAEYLRPPVPIQQAENNWPLLTVSKGFFEGAMMSRGKSQVAAALAPEDDSSVPAEGWGNDEELGIDDEEGIENENVPEGEESAGWDVEDVDLPPELETTATTVEDGYYSPPTKGVPSTQHWMNNSQLPVDHILAGSFETAFRLLNDQVGVVEFEAYQNLFLNTFARARTSFASLPNIPSLYGYPQRNWKETNPKSGLPAVGLHLTDLVQRLQVCYHLTTGGKFPEAIEKLQAILLSVPLLVVDTRQDIAEAQQLIQICREYILGLKMETERKNLPKATLAEQKRICEMAAYFTHCNLQPIHQILTLRIAVNMFFKLKNYKTAASFARRLLELGPKPDLAQQVRKILQACDKNPVDEHQLAYDEHNPFSLCASTFVPIYRGKPEVKCPLCGATYLPQFKDTVCKICEVAIIGKECIGLRISPVQFR from the exons atgttGACAAAATTTGAGACAAAATCTGCCCGAGTGAAAGGGCTATCGTTTCACCCGAAACGTCCCTGGGTTCTTGCAAG TTTACACAATGGAGTTATACAATTATGGGACTACCGTATGTGTACTTTATTAGATAAATTTGATGAACATGATGGACCTGTTCGTGGAATATGTTTCCACAATCAACAGCCATTATTTGCATCTGGTGGTGATGACTACAAAATTAAAGTATGGAACTACAAACAAAGAAGATGCATTTTCACATTACTAGGTCACTTGGATTATATTAGAACAATTGTATTCCATCAAGAATACCCATGGATCTTAAGTGCATCAGATGATCAAACAATCCGCATATGGAACTGGCAGAGCCGTACCTGCATTTGTGTCTTAACAGGACACAATCACTATGTAATGTGTGCACAGTTCCACCCTACAGAAGATATTATAGTATCAGCTTCTTTAGATCAAACAGTAAGAGTATGGGACATATCTGGCTTAAGGAAGAAAAATGTAGCTCCTGGTCCAGGAGGCTTGGAAGACCATTTAAAGAACCCTGGAGCAACAGATTTATTTGGCCAAGCTGATGCTGTTGTAAAGCATGTTCTTGAAGGTCACGATAGAGGTGTTAACTGGGCATGTTTCCACCCTACATTACCATTAATTGTTTCCGGTGCTGACGACCGTCAAGTCAAAATGTGGAGAATGAATGATGCTAAAGCATGGGAGGTCGACACTTGCCGCGGACACTACAACAATGTTTCTTGCGTCTTGTTCCACCCTAGACAAGATTTAATTCTCTCAAACTCAGAAGACAAGAGTATCCGCGTATGGGACATGTCCAAACGCACATGCTTGCACACATTTAGAAGAGAGCATGAAAGATTCTGGGTCCTTGCAGCACACCCTACCTTAAATCTCTTTGCTGCTGGACATGACTCTGGAATGATCATCTTCAAATTAGAAAGAGAACGTCCAGCATATGCAGTATATGGAAACGTTCTTTATTACGTGAAAGAGCGTTTCcttagaaaattagatttcacTACTTCTAAAGATACATCCGTTATGCAGATACGTGGAGGTGGAAAGACACCTCCGTACAGCATGTCCTATAATCAACCTGAGAATGCTGTCTTAATTTGTACTAGAGCGCctaataatattgaaaacagCACTTATGATTTGTATATGATACCTCGCGAGGGTAGTTCAAGTACCGATGCCGATACAAAGCGGGCTTCGGGGGTCACTGCCATTTGGGTTGCTAGAAACCGTTTTGCTGTATTAGACAGAGCATATTCA TTGGTGatcaagaatttgaaaaatgaagttACCAAGAAGGTTCAAATTCCAAATTGTGATGAGATATTTTATGCTGGCACAGGAATGCTTCTCTTACGAGATGCTGATCAAGTAATCCTTTTCGATGTTCAACAGAAGAGAACATTAGCAGAAGTTAAGATCTCTAAATGTAGATACGTTGTTTGGTCCAATGATATGTCTCACGTCGCTTTACTTGCCAAACATACAGTTAATATTTGCAATAGACGATTAGAATCTCTGTGCTCTGTTCATGAGAATACTAGAGTGAAATCAGGAGCCTGGGATGACTCAGGAGTTTTCATTTACACTACTAGTAACCACATAAAATATGCAATTAACAATGGTGATCACGGTATTATTCGTACATTAGATCTTCCGATATACGTAACCAGGGTTAAAGGCAACCAAGTTTACTGTCTAGATAGAGAATGTAGACCAAGGATTCTTAGAATAGATCCTACtgaatataaattcaaattagctctaattaatagaaaatatgaGGAAGTTCTGCATATGGTTCGCAATGCAAATCTCGTTGGCCAATCTATAATTGCATATCTACAACAAAAGGGGTACCCTGAAGTTGCTTTGCATTTTGTAAAAGATGAAAAGACAAGATTTGGTCTCGCACTCGAATGTGGCAATATAGAAGTCGCTTTAGAAGCAGCAAGATCCCTTGATCAAAAACCCTGTTGGGAAAGTTTGGCTCAAGCAGCTTTATTGCAAGGAAATCATCAGGTCGTTGAAATGTGTTATCAAAGAACTAagaatttcgaaaaattatcATTCCTTTATCTCATAACTGGTAACTTAGAAAAATTACGCAAGATGATAAAAATAGCAGAGATTAGAAAGGATGTATCTGGACAGTACCAGGGTAGTTTATATCTTGGTGATATCTGTGAACGTGCAAAAATATTACGG AGTTCTGGCCAAGCTTCTTTAGCATATGTAACAGAAAAAATTCATAGCATTTCATCTCCAGAGGACGATGTCCTTTACAGTTCCATGAGCGAAGAGCTTTCTTCTCTTGAAAAGGGAGCAGAATATCTTCGACCTCCGGTACCCATTCAACAGGCCGAGAATAATTGGCCATTATTAACAGTCTCGAAAGGTTTCTTCGAAGGTGCAATGATGTCACGGGGTAAGAGCCAAGTGGCTGCTGCATTGGCTCCAGAAGACGATAGCTCTGTACCTGCTGAAGGCTGGGGTAATGATGAAGAATTAGGAATAGATGATGAAGAAGGTATCGAGaatgaaaacgttcctgaaggAGAAGAAAGCGCTGGGTGGGATGTTGAGGATGTGGATCTGCCACCAGAGCTTGAAACTACGGCAACTACAGTGGAAGATGGTTATTATTCACCACCGACGAAAGGAGTGCCATCAACTCAGCACTGGATGAATAATTCCCAATTGCCTGTAGATCATATTCTAGCTGGGTCATTTGAAACTGCATTTAGATTACTGAATGATCAAGTTGGCGTTGTTGAATTTGAAGCTTATCAGAATCTTTTCTTGAATACATTCGCTCGTGCCAGAACATCATTTGCTTCGTTGCCGAATATACCCTCGTTGTATGGATATCCTCAGAGGAATTGGAAAGAAACAAATCCAAAAAGCGGTCTCCCTGCAGTTGGGTTGCATCTTACTGATTTAGTTCAAAGACTTCAAGTATGCTATCATTTGACGACTGGTGGAAAATTCCCAGAGGCAATAGAAAAGCTTCAAGCTATTTTACTCAGTGTACCATTGCTGGTTGTTGATACCAGACAAGATATCGCAGAAGCTCAACAATTAATTCAAATCTGCCGAGAATATATCCTTGGTTTGAAGATGGAAACTGAGAGGAAGAATCTTCCTAAAGCTACTTTGGCTGAGCAAAAACGAATTTGTGAAATGGCAGCTTACTTTACACACTGCAATTTACAACCCATTCATCAAATACTCACGTTAAGGATAGCTGTAAATATGTTCTTCAAGTTAAAGAATTATAAAACTGCTGCTTCCTTTGCAAGAAGGTTACTCGAACTGGGACCTAAACCTGACTTAGCTCAACAAGTTCGAAAAATTTTACAG GCATGCGATAAAAATCCAGTAGACGAACACCAATTAGCGTATGATGAACACAATCCATTTTCTTTATGTGCAAGCACATTCGTTCCAATTTACAGAGGAAAACCGGAAGTTAAATGTCCATTATGTGGTGCAACTTATTTGCCACAATTCAAAGATACAGTGTGTAAGATTTGTGAAGTAGCAATAATTGGTAAAGAATGTATTGGTTTGAGGATAAGTCCTGTACAATTCagataa
- the Creld gene encoding cysteine rich with EGF like domains isoform X2: MVFCYQCFFILLNILAYVECNKAPTSEELKAYKFPPCAACKQLTNSFKKGIERTSREKFDGGDSAWEEDKLGSYSKSETRLIEIQEHLCKELERGETQCQALAEELESKIEEWWFNHQQTHPDIYDYICIQQTERCCPKDHFGPECVPCPGYPDKICSNNGKCQGAGTRKGIGGCLCDKGYEGENCSDCSSGFYESYRDENKLLCSQCHAACDGPCEGPGPKNCKKCVKGWYMVKDKGCFDIDECIQSEQYCPGNQFCINKDGSHSCLSCDRACNGCTGDGPDMCLKCAEGYYKRDNLCINSDILGRKQKENVARYATYFGLCVATCIIFQRNIYIASVIGLLVGIYISVSEYMIAHSNVQDTTANVDILGPV, encoded by the exons ATGGTGTTCTGCTATCAAT gtttttttattttacttaacATATTAGCATACGTGGAATGTAACAAAGCACCTACAAGTGAAGAACTCAAAGCTTACAAATTTCCTCCATGTGCAGCTTGTAAACAATTGACAAATAGTTTTAAAAAG GGTATAGAGAGGACTAGCCGTGAAAAATTTGATGGTGGTGACAGTGCATGGGAGGAAGATAAATTAGGTTCATATTCAAAAAGTGAAACTAGattaatagagatacaagaaCATTTATGTAAAGAATTAGAACGTGGTGAAACTCAATGCCAAGCTTTAGCTGAAGAATTAGAGAGCAAGATAGAAGAATGGTGGTTTAATCATCAACAAACACATCCTgatatttatgattatatatGTATTCAACAGACAGAACGCTGTTGTCCAAAAGATCATTTTGGTCCAGAATGTGTACCATGTCCTGGTTATCCAGATAAAATTTGCAGCAACAATGGCAAATGCCAAGGAGCAGGAACTAGGAAAGGAATTGGTGGATGCTTATGTGACAAAGGATATGAAGGAGAAAACTGCTCTGACTGTTCTAGTGGATTTTATGAATCATATAGAGATGAGAATAAACTACTATGTTCTCAATGTCATGCTGCCTGTGATGGTCCCTGTGAAGGACCTGGACCAAAGAATTGTAAGAAATGTGTGAAAGGATGGTACATGGTAAAAGATAAAGGATGTTTTGATATTGATGAATGTATCCAAAGTGAACAATACTGTCCTGGAAATCAGTTTTGTATTAATAAAGATGGAAGCCATTCCTGTTTAA GTTGTGATAGAGCTTGTAATGGGTGCACAGGTGATGGTCCAGACATGTGTTTAAAATGTGCAGAAGGATATTATAAGAGAGATAATTTATGTATAA ATTCTGATATCCTGGGCCGTAAACAGAAGGAAAATGTTGCTAGATATGCTACCTATTTTGGTCTTTGTGTTGCAACATGTATCATTTTTCAACGTAATATTTATATAGCTAGTGTAATTGGGTTATTAGTTGGTATATACATATCAGTGTCAGAGTATATGATAGCACATAGTAATGTTCAGGATACAACAgcaaatgtagatatattagGACCAGTATAA
- the Creld gene encoding cysteine rich with EGF like domains isoform X3, with amino-acid sequence MHKPNILFFHLLGFFILLNILAYVECNKAPTSEELKAYKFPPCAACKQLTNSFKKGIERTSREKFDGGDSAWEEDKLGSYSKSETRLIEIQEHLCKELERGETQCQALAEELESKIEEWWFNHQQTHPDIYDYICIQQTERCCPKDHFGPECVPCPGYPDKICSNNGKCQGAGTRKGIGGCLCDKGYEGENCSDCSSGFYESYRDENKLLCSQCHAACDGPCEGPGPKNCKKCVKGWYMVKDKGCFDIDECIQSEQYCPGNQFCINKDGSHSCLSCDRACNGCTGDGPDMCLKCAEGYYKRDNLCIIFLF; translated from the exons ATGCACAAACctaacattcttttttttcatttattaggtttttttattttacttaacATATTAGCATACGTGGAATGTAACAAAGCACCTACAAGTGAAGAACTCAAAGCTTACAAATTTCCTCCATGTGCAGCTTGTAAACAATTGACAAATAGTTTTAAAAAG GGTATAGAGAGGACTAGCCGTGAAAAATTTGATGGTGGTGACAGTGCATGGGAGGAAGATAAATTAGGTTCATATTCAAAAAGTGAAACTAGattaatagagatacaagaaCATTTATGTAAAGAATTAGAACGTGGTGAAACTCAATGCCAAGCTTTAGCTGAAGAATTAGAGAGCAAGATAGAAGAATGGTGGTTTAATCATCAACAAACACATCCTgatatttatgattatatatGTATTCAACAGACAGAACGCTGTTGTCCAAAAGATCATTTTGGTCCAGAATGTGTACCATGTCCTGGTTATCCAGATAAAATTTGCAGCAACAATGGCAAATGCCAAGGAGCAGGAACTAGGAAAGGAATTGGTGGATGCTTATGTGACAAAGGATATGAAGGAGAAAACTGCTCTGACTGTTCTAGTGGATTTTATGAATCATATAGAGATGAGAATAAACTACTATGTTCTCAATGTCATGCTGCCTGTGATGGTCCCTGTGAAGGACCTGGACCAAAGAATTGTAAGAAATGTGTGAAAGGATGGTACATGGTAAAAGATAAAGGATGTTTTGATATTGATGAATGTATCCAAAGTGAACAATACTGTCCTGGAAATCAGTTTTGTATTAATAAAGATGGAAGCCATTCCTGTTTAA GTTGTGATAGAGCTTGTAATGGGTGCACAGGTGATGGTCCAGACATGTGTTTAAAATGTGCAGAAGGATATTATAAGAGAGATAATTTATGTATAA TATTTTTGTTCTAG
- the Creld gene encoding cysteine rich with EGF like domains isoform X1 produces the protein MHKPNILFFHLLGFFILLNILAYVECNKAPTSEELKAYKFPPCAACKQLTNSFKKGIERTSREKFDGGDSAWEEDKLGSYSKSETRLIEIQEHLCKELERGETQCQALAEELESKIEEWWFNHQQTHPDIYDYICIQQTERCCPKDHFGPECVPCPGYPDKICSNNGKCQGAGTRKGIGGCLCDKGYEGENCSDCSSGFYESYRDENKLLCSQCHAACDGPCEGPGPKNCKKCVKGWYMVKDKGCFDIDECIQSEQYCPGNQFCINKDGSHSCLSCDRACNGCTGDGPDMCLKCAEGYYKRDNLCINSDILGRKQKENVARYATYFGLCVATCIIFQRNIYIASVIGLLVGIYISVSEYMIAHSNVQDTTANVDILGPV, from the exons ATGCACAAACctaacattcttttttttcatttattaggtttttttattttacttaacATATTAGCATACGTGGAATGTAACAAAGCACCTACAAGTGAAGAACTCAAAGCTTACAAATTTCCTCCATGTGCAGCTTGTAAACAATTGACAAATAGTTTTAAAAAG GGTATAGAGAGGACTAGCCGTGAAAAATTTGATGGTGGTGACAGTGCATGGGAGGAAGATAAATTAGGTTCATATTCAAAAAGTGAAACTAGattaatagagatacaagaaCATTTATGTAAAGAATTAGAACGTGGTGAAACTCAATGCCAAGCTTTAGCTGAAGAATTAGAGAGCAAGATAGAAGAATGGTGGTTTAATCATCAACAAACACATCCTgatatttatgattatatatGTATTCAACAGACAGAACGCTGTTGTCCAAAAGATCATTTTGGTCCAGAATGTGTACCATGTCCTGGTTATCCAGATAAAATTTGCAGCAACAATGGCAAATGCCAAGGAGCAGGAACTAGGAAAGGAATTGGTGGATGCTTATGTGACAAAGGATATGAAGGAGAAAACTGCTCTGACTGTTCTAGTGGATTTTATGAATCATATAGAGATGAGAATAAACTACTATGTTCTCAATGTCATGCTGCCTGTGATGGTCCCTGTGAAGGACCTGGACCAAAGAATTGTAAGAAATGTGTGAAAGGATGGTACATGGTAAAAGATAAAGGATGTTTTGATATTGATGAATGTATCCAAAGTGAACAATACTGTCCTGGAAATCAGTTTTGTATTAATAAAGATGGAAGCCATTCCTGTTTAA GTTGTGATAGAGCTTGTAATGGGTGCACAGGTGATGGTCCAGACATGTGTTTAAAATGTGCAGAAGGATATTATAAGAGAGATAATTTATGTATAA ATTCTGATATCCTGGGCCGTAAACAGAAGGAAAATGTTGCTAGATATGCTACCTATTTTGGTCTTTGTGTTGCAACATGTATCATTTTTCAACGTAATATTTATATAGCTAGTGTAATTGGGTTATTAGTTGGTATATACATATCAGTGTCAGAGTATATGATAGCACATAGTAATGTTCAGGATACAACAgcaaatgtagatatattagGACCAGTATAA
- the Creld gene encoding cysteine rich with EGF like domains isoform X4: MHKPNILFFHLLGFFILLNILAYVECNKAPTSEELKAYKFPPCAACKQLTNSFKKGIERTSREKFDGGDSAWEEDKLGSYSKSETRLIEIQEHLCKELERGETQCQALAEELESKIEEWWFNHQQTHPDIYDYICIQQTERCCPKDHFGPECVPCPGYPDKICSNNGKCQGAGTRKGIGGCLCDKGYEGENCSDCSSGFYESYRDENKLLCSQCHAACDGPCEGPGPKNCKKCVKGWYMVKDKGCFDIDECIQSEQYCPGNQFCINKDGSHSCLSCDRACNGCTGDGPDMCLKCAEGYYKRDNLCINMK, translated from the exons ATGCACAAACctaacattcttttttttcatttattaggtttttttattttacttaacATATTAGCATACGTGGAATGTAACAAAGCACCTACAAGTGAAGAACTCAAAGCTTACAAATTTCCTCCATGTGCAGCTTGTAAACAATTGACAAATAGTTTTAAAAAG GGTATAGAGAGGACTAGCCGTGAAAAATTTGATGGTGGTGACAGTGCATGGGAGGAAGATAAATTAGGTTCATATTCAAAAAGTGAAACTAGattaatagagatacaagaaCATTTATGTAAAGAATTAGAACGTGGTGAAACTCAATGCCAAGCTTTAGCTGAAGAATTAGAGAGCAAGATAGAAGAATGGTGGTTTAATCATCAACAAACACATCCTgatatttatgattatatatGTATTCAACAGACAGAACGCTGTTGTCCAAAAGATCATTTTGGTCCAGAATGTGTACCATGTCCTGGTTATCCAGATAAAATTTGCAGCAACAATGGCAAATGCCAAGGAGCAGGAACTAGGAAAGGAATTGGTGGATGCTTATGTGACAAAGGATATGAAGGAGAAAACTGCTCTGACTGTTCTAGTGGATTTTATGAATCATATAGAGATGAGAATAAACTACTATGTTCTCAATGTCATGCTGCCTGTGATGGTCCCTGTGAAGGACCTGGACCAAAGAATTGTAAGAAATGTGTGAAAGGATGGTACATGGTAAAAGATAAAGGATGTTTTGATATTGATGAATGTATCCAAAGTGAACAATACTGTCCTGGAAATCAGTTTTGTATTAATAAAGATGGAAGCCATTCCTGTTTAA GTTGTGATAGAGCTTGTAATGGGTGCACAGGTGATGGTCCAGACATGTGTTTAAAATGTGCAGAAGGATATTATAAGAGAGATAATTTATGTATAA ATATGAAATAA